From Methylobacterium radiodurans, a single genomic window includes:
- the rph gene encoding ribonuclease PH, translating into MRPSKRAPDELRKVTLERAVARYAEGSCLVSFGETKVLCTASLEERGPPWLRGSGKGWVTAEYSMLPRATHTRTRREISSGKPSGRTHEIQRLIGRSLRAVTNLPAIGERQITVDCDVIQADGGTRTAAITGAWVALHECFTWMRGRSIISVDPLRDHVAAVSCGISKGTPVLDLDYAEDSAAETDANFVITGSGGLVEVQGTAEGAPFSEAELLDMLRLAKAGVADLVALQKQAIAS; encoded by the coding sequence ATGCGGCCCTCGAAGCGCGCGCCGGACGAGCTGCGCAAGGTCACGCTCGAGCGCGCCGTTGCGCGCTACGCCGAAGGCTCCTGCCTGGTCAGCTTCGGCGAGACCAAGGTGCTGTGCACGGCCTCCCTCGAGGAGCGCGGACCGCCCTGGCTGCGCGGCTCCGGCAAGGGCTGGGTCACGGCCGAGTATTCCATGCTGCCGCGGGCGACCCACACCCGGACGCGCCGCGAGATCTCCTCGGGCAAGCCCTCCGGCCGCACGCACGAGATCCAGCGCCTGATCGGCCGGTCCTTGCGCGCCGTGACCAACCTGCCGGCGATCGGCGAGCGCCAGATCACGGTCGATTGCGACGTGATCCAGGCCGATGGCGGCACCCGCACGGCGGCGATCACCGGCGCCTGGGTGGCTTTGCATGAGTGCTTCACCTGGATGCGCGGACGCTCGATCATCTCGGTCGATCCGCTGCGCGACCATGTCGCGGCGGTCTCCTGCGGCATCTCGAAGGGTACCCCGGTGCTCGACCTCGACTACGCCGAGGATTCGGCCGCCGAGACCGACGCCAACTTCGTGATCACGGGCTCGGGCGGCCTCGTCGAGGTGCAGGGCACCGCCGAGGGCGCGCCCTTCTCGGAGGCCGAGCTGCTCGACATGCTGCGCCTGGCGAAGGCTGGCGTGGCCGACCTCGTTGCCCTCCAGAAGCAGGCGATCGCGTCGTGA
- the rsmI gene encoding 16S rRNA (cytidine(1402)-2'-O)-methyltransferase, producing MSQRPDPARRPPGAPPRREGPTTFTAFGLASEAEPLAPGLHVVATPIGNLRDITIRALATLAAADAVLAEDTRVTRTLLAHYGITTPLLAYHEHSTDAVRARMIERLQEGQALALVSDAGTPLVSDPGFKLVQAAIEAGIPVTPVPGASAVMTALVAAGLPTDRFFFEGFLPQKAGARRNRLDALTGLPGTLVLFESPHRLPEMLADAAEVLGPERPAAVTRELTKLYETVRRGTLGSLAALFAEEGAPRGEIVVLIGTGPEAAPEADADAALDAALRTALARHSIKDAASLVSDETGLKRRLVYARALALSRQETEEGQGDGPDDA from the coding sequence ATGAGCCAGCGCCCCGATCCCGCCCGCCGCCCGCCCGGCGCCCCGCCGCGCCGCGAGGGACCGACGACCTTCACGGCCTTCGGGCTCGCCAGCGAGGCAGAGCCCCTGGCGCCCGGCCTCCACGTGGTCGCGACCCCTATTGGCAACCTGCGCGACATTACGATTCGGGCGCTGGCGACTCTGGCTGCCGCCGACGCGGTGCTCGCCGAGGACACCCGCGTCACCCGCACGCTGCTCGCCCATTACGGGATCACCACGCCGCTGCTCGCCTATCATGAGCACTCGACGGATGCGGTGCGCGCGCGGATGATCGAGCGCCTGCAGGAAGGGCAGGCCCTGGCGTTGGTCTCGGACGCGGGCACGCCCCTCGTCTCCGATCCCGGCTTCAAGCTGGTCCAGGCCGCGATCGAGGCGGGCATCCCGGTGACGCCGGTTCCGGGCGCCTCCGCCGTGATGACGGCCCTCGTCGCTGCCGGCTTGCCGACCGACCGCTTCTTCTTCGAGGGTTTCCTGCCGCAGAAGGCGGGGGCTCGACGCAACCGCCTGGACGCGCTGACGGGCCTTCCGGGCACGCTCGTGCTGTTCGAATCCCCGCACCGCCTGCCCGAGATGCTCGCCGACGCCGCCGAGGTGCTGGGACCTGAGCGGCCCGCGGCGGTGACCCGCGAGTTGACGAAGCTTTACGAGACCGTGCGGCGCGGGACGCTGGGCAGTCTCGCGGCCCTCTTCGCAGAGGAGGGCGCACCGCGGGGCGAGATCGTGGTGCTGATCGGCACCGGCCCTGAGGCTGCCCCGGAGGCGGACGCCGACGCGGCGCTTGACGCGGCGCTCCGCACCGCGCTCGCCCGCCACTCGATCAAGGACGCGGCGAGCCTCGTCTCCGACGAGACCGGGCTGAAGCGGCGCCTCGTCTACGCGCGCGCCCTCGCGCTCAGCCGGCAGGAGACGGAGGAGGGCCAGGGGGATGGACCGGACGACGCCTGA
- a CDS encoding L,D-transpeptidase — MQGFSMRAGLAALALAALSGTAEARKTQPKTPEPPPLTAEAINNAALPAEAETGKEAKAGSKGADRKAARRTERPDPLLVKVQVLLDRARFSPGAIDGRDGDNLQGAIAAYAAAQGLPATKAPTPALLDKLRTDSKPVVTEYTVSEDDAKTPFVERVPRELEKQADLDSLGYTNAREMLAERFHMSRDLLSALNPGKPFDKPGTVLLVAAVTPLESGRPNSKELPQEPKVERIEVDKTSRDVRALDKDGKLVAYYPASIGSAEKPAPSGETKVTRVAFDPTYTYNPKYAFKGVKARRKFTVKAGPNNPVGAVWIDLAIESYGIHGTPEPENVGKTESHGCIRLTNWDARDLGLHVAKGARVSFKDG, encoded by the coding sequence ATGCAGGGGTTCTCGATGCGGGCCGGCCTTGCCGCCCTCGCGCTGGCGGCGCTCTCGGGCACGGCCGAGGCCCGGAAGACCCAACCCAAGACGCCCGAGCCACCGCCCCTGACCGCCGAGGCGATCAACAACGCGGCGCTGCCGGCGGAGGCCGAGACGGGCAAGGAAGCGAAGGCCGGGAGCAAGGGGGCCGATCGGAAGGCGGCGCGCAGGACCGAGCGGCCCGACCCGCTGCTCGTGAAGGTGCAGGTGCTCCTCGACCGAGCCCGGTTCTCGCCCGGCGCGATCGATGGCCGCGACGGCGACAACCTGCAAGGCGCGATCGCCGCCTACGCGGCGGCGCAAGGGTTGCCGGCCACGAAGGCGCCGACGCCGGCGCTCCTGGACAAGCTCCGGACGGATTCGAAGCCCGTCGTCACGGAGTACACGGTGAGCGAGGACGACGCGAAGACGCCCTTCGTGGAGCGCGTGCCGCGCGAACTGGAGAAGCAGGCCGACCTCGACAGCCTGGGCTACACCAACGCCCGCGAGATGCTGGCCGAGCGCTTCCACATGAGCCGTGACCTGCTCAGCGCGCTGAACCCCGGCAAGCCCTTCGACAAGCCCGGGACGGTGCTGCTCGTCGCGGCGGTGACGCCGCTGGAGAGCGGGCGACCGAACTCGAAGGAGCTGCCGCAGGAGCCGAAGGTCGAGCGCATCGAGGTCGACAAGACCAGCCGCGACGTGCGGGCGCTCGACAAGGACGGCAAGCTCGTCGCCTACTACCCGGCCTCGATCGGCAGTGCCGAGAAGCCAGCCCCGAGCGGCGAGACCAAGGTGACCCGCGTCGCCTTCGACCCGACCTACACCTACAACCCGAAATACGCTTTCAAGGGCGTGAAGGCGCGCCGAAAGTTTACCGTCAAGGCCGGGCCGAACAACCCGGTCGGCGCGGTCTGGATCGATCTGGCCATCGAGTCCTACGGCATCCACGGCACGCCGGAGCCCGAGAACGTCGGTAAAACAGAGTCCCACGGCTGCATCCGCCTCACCAACTGGGACGCGCGCGACCTCGGTCTGCACGTCGCCAAGGGCGCCCGCGTGAGCTTCAAGGACGGCTGA
- a CDS encoding penicillin-binding protein activator, with the protein MARPKLPGTGPGLLGRLALLGALGLPLAACIGGPDGPRSVREAPQPQAEALPATPGVPAGGAGRIGSGSVKVALVLPLTGQGSALGAAMRNAAELAYEEFQQPDLQILVKDDRAIPDGAREAVQAALAEGADLVLGPVFAANVQAAALPARNAGKPVIAFSTDAAVAAKGVYLLSFLPQPEVDRIVDASVADGKRSFAALIPETAYGNAVEAQFREAVARKGARVVAIERYPAGAPGPAVERLARVIGGPAPQADALFLPETADGMPALAAALAKAGYAPGRVRPVGTAVWNEPRLFALPALQGGRFAAPDTAGFTGFAGRYQARFGTNPPRVASLAYDAVSLAAALTRRYGSQRFAEETLTTGAGFAGTDGTFRLLPDGLSERSLAVYEIRNNAVTVVSPAPRALGKPGT; encoded by the coding sequence ATGGCGCGCCCAAAGCTGCCGGGAACCGGTCCGGGGCTTCTCGGCCGGCTCGCCCTGCTCGGCGCCCTGGGGCTGCCGCTCGCCGCCTGCATCGGCGGTCCGGACGGGCCCCGGAGCGTGCGCGAGGCGCCGCAGCCCCAGGCCGAGGCGCTGCCGGCCACGCCGGGCGTGCCGGCAGGTGGCGCGGGGCGCATCGGCTCCGGCTCCGTGAAGGTCGCGCTGGTCCTGCCGCTGACCGGCCAGGGTTCGGCCCTCGGCGCGGCCATGCGCAACGCCGCGGAACTCGCATACGAGGAGTTCCAGCAGCCCGACCTCCAGATCCTGGTGAAGGACGACCGCGCGATCCCAGATGGCGCCCGCGAAGCGGTGCAGGCGGCTTTGGCCGAGGGCGCCGACCTCGTGCTCGGGCCGGTCTTCGCGGCCAACGTGCAGGCTGCCGCCCTGCCGGCGCGCAATGCGGGCAAGCCCGTCATCGCTTTCTCGACCGACGCGGCGGTGGCGGCGAAGGGCGTCTACCTCCTGAGCTTCCTGCCCCAGCCGGAGGTCGACCGGATCGTCGACGCCTCCGTGGCGGACGGCAAGCGCTCCTTCGCGGCTCTGATCCCGGAGACCGCCTACGGCAACGCCGTCGAGGCCCAGTTCCGCGAGGCGGTGGCGCGCAAGGGCGCGCGGGTCGTGGCAATCGAGCGGTATCCGGCCGGCGCGCCGGGACCGGCGGTCGAGCGCCTCGCGCGCGTCATCGGCGGCCCCGCGCCGCAGGCGGACGCGCTGTTCCTGCCCGAGACCGCGGACGGCATGCCGGCGCTCGCCGCCGCGCTCGCCAAGGCCGGCTACGCCCCGGGCCGGGTGCGCCCGGTCGGCACGGCGGTGTGGAACGAGCCACGCCTCTTCGCGCTGCCGGCCCTCCAGGGCGGGCGCTTCGCTGCGCCCGACACGGCGGGCTTCACGGGCTTCGCCGGGCGCTACCAGGCGCGCTTCGGCACGAACCCGCCGCGGGTCGCCTCGCTCGCCTACGACGCGGTCTCGCTCGCCGCGGCGCTGACCCGGCGCTACGGCAGCCAGCGCTTCGCCGAGGAGACGCTGACGACGGGCGCGGGCTTCGCCGGCACGGACGGCACCTTCCGGCTCCTGCCCGACGGCCTGAGCGAGCGGTCGCTCGCGGTCTACGAGATCCGCAACAACGCCGTCACGGTGGTGAGCCCGGCCCCGCGCGCGCTCGGCAAGCCGGGGACATAG
- a CDS encoding M3 family metallopeptidase — MTSSSAGLPTLDSENPFSAARWDTPHELPPFERIRPEHYLPAFEAAIAAHEAEIAAIATNPAAPDFDNTVAAMERAGLALDRVAGVFYNLTGSHTNPDLQAIERTIGPKLARHGSAIYLNPDLWARIAGVSADGLGDEERRVLERYRTRFRRAGADLAPEAKARMAEIAARMSELGTRFSQNLLADESRFVLPLDGEDDLAGLPPFLRAAAASAAEERGGEHTHVVTLSRSLIEPFLVFSTRRDLRERAHEAWTRRGESGGETDNRAIIREIVQLRAERARLLGYASFAHYKLDDTMAASPEAATALLTEVWAPAQKRAGAERDRLQAIIAEEGGNFALQAHDWRHYAEKLRRAEHDLDEGEVKAYLPLDGMIQAAFDTASRLFGLAFEELADVPRYHPDVRVWRVINRDGSEVGLFLGDYFARATKRSGAWMSAFRSQERLNGTVTPIIVNVMNFAKAPPGEAALLSFDDARTLFHEFGHALHGLLSDVTYPLLAGTAVSGDFVELPSQLYEHWLEQPGVLRTHARHHRTGEPMPEALLQKLLAARTFNQGFATVEYTASAIVDMTLHLSNAGEDGLDVLDFEAEALKRIAMPAEIGMRHRSPHFAHIFSGDGYAAGYYSYLWSEVLDADAFDAFREAGDIFHPETAQRLRRYVYGAGNLRDPREAYTLFRGRLPSTGPLLKKRGLAA; from the coding sequence ATGACGTCATCCAGCGCAGGGCTCCCCACGCTCGACTCCGAGAACCCCTTCTCGGCGGCGCGCTGGGACACGCCCCACGAGCTGCCGCCCTTCGAGCGGATCCGGCCCGAGCACTACCTGCCGGCCTTCGAGGCCGCGATCGCCGCCCACGAGGCCGAGATCGCTGCGATCGCGACGAATCCCGCGGCCCCGGACTTTGACAACACCGTCGCGGCGATGGAGCGGGCCGGGCTCGCGCTCGATCGGGTGGCGGGCGTGTTCTACAACCTCACCGGCAGCCACACGAACCCGGATCTCCAGGCGATCGAGCGCACGATCGGCCCGAAGCTCGCCCGGCACGGCAGCGCCATCTACCTGAACCCGGACCTCTGGGCCCGCATCGCGGGGGTCTCCGCGGACGGGCTCGGCGACGAGGAGCGGCGCGTTCTGGAGCGCTACCGCACCCGCTTCCGCCGGGCCGGGGCCGACCTCGCGCCGGAGGCCAAGGCGCGCATGGCCGAGATCGCCGCGAGGATGTCCGAACTCGGCACGCGCTTCAGTCAGAACCTGCTCGCCGACGAGAGCCGCTTCGTGCTGCCGCTGGACGGCGAGGACGACCTCGCCGGCCTGCCGCCCTTCCTGCGGGCGGCCGCCGCCAGCGCCGCGGAGGAGCGGGGCGGGGAGCACACCCACGTCGTCACCCTGTCGCGCTCGCTGATCGAGCCGTTCCTCGTCTTCTCGACCCGGCGCGACCTGCGCGAGCGGGCCCACGAGGCCTGGACCCGCCGGGGCGAGTCCGGCGGGGAGACCGACAACCGGGCGATCATCCGCGAGATCGTGCAGCTCCGGGCCGAGCGGGCGCGCCTCCTCGGCTACGCGAGCTTCGCCCATTACAAGCTCGACGACACGATGGCGGCGAGCCCGGAGGCCGCGACCGCGCTCCTCACCGAGGTCTGGGCACCGGCGCAGAAGCGGGCGGGCGCCGAGCGAGACCGGCTCCAGGCCATCATCGCGGAGGAAGGCGGCAACTTCGCGCTCCAGGCGCACGACTGGCGCCACTACGCCGAGAAGCTGCGGCGGGCCGAGCACGACCTCGACGAGGGTGAGGTGAAGGCCTACCTGCCGCTCGACGGCATGATCCAGGCCGCCTTCGACACGGCCTCGCGGCTGTTCGGGCTCGCCTTCGAGGAGCTGGCCGACGTGCCGCGCTACCACCCGGACGTGCGCGTCTGGCGGGTGATCAACCGGGACGGCTCCGAGGTCGGGCTGTTCCTGGGTGATTACTTTGCCCGCGCCACGAAGCGCTCGGGCGCCTGGATGAGCGCCTTCCGCTCGCAGGAGCGGCTCAACGGCACGGTCACGCCGATCATCGTCAACGTGATGAACTTCGCCAAGGCCCCGCCCGGCGAGGCGGCGCTCCTCTCCTTCGACGACGCCCGCACCCTGTTCCACGAGTTCGGCCACGCCCTGCACGGACTCCTCTCGGACGTGACCTACCCGCTGCTCGCCGGCACCGCCGTCTCGGGCGACTTCGTGGAACTGCCCTCGCAGCTCTACGAGCACTGGCTGGAACAGCCCGGGGTGCTGCGGACGCATGCCCGCCACCACCGCACCGGCGAGCCGATGCCGGAGGCGCTGCTGCAGAAGCTTCTAGCCGCGCGCACCTTCAACCAGGGCTTCGCCACCGTGGAGTATACGGCTTCGGCGATCGTCGACATGACGCTGCACCTCTCGAACGCGGGCGAGGATGGCCTCGACGTGCTCGACTTCGAGGCGGAGGCCCTGAAGCGCATCGCCATGCCGGCCGAGATCGGGATGCGCCACCGCAGCCCGCACTTCGCGCACATCTTCTCGGGCGACGGGTACGCGGCCGGCTACTACAGCTATCTCTGGTCGGAGGTGCTGGACGCCGACGCCTTCGACGCCTTCCGAGAGGCCGGCGACATCTTCCACCCGGAGACCGCCCAGCGCCTGCGCCGGTACGTCTACGGCGCCGGGAACCTGCGCGATCCGCGCGAGGCCTACACGCTGTTCCGTGGCCGCCTGCCGAGCACCGGCCCGCTCCTGAAGAAGCGAGGGCTGGCGGCCTGA
- a CDS encoding response regulator, with protein sequence MTAEPNEDILQGARVLVVEDEAAISMLLEDMLLDFGCDVVGPAARLATALEMAEGESFDVAILDVNVAGEPIYPVAETIARRALPLIFSTGYGGAGIREPFRDRPVVQKPFSQADLKRTLISAIRTARG encoded by the coding sequence GTGACTGCGGAACCGAACGAGGACATTCTCCAGGGCGCACGCGTCCTCGTGGTGGAGGATGAGGCGGCGATCTCGATGCTGCTCGAAGACATGCTGCTCGATTTCGGCTGCGACGTCGTCGGGCCCGCCGCCCGCCTCGCGACCGCGCTCGAGATGGCGGAGGGCGAGAGCTTCGACGTGGCGATCCTCGACGTGAACGTCGCGGGCGAGCCGATCTACCCGGTCGCCGAGACCATCGCCCGGCGCGCCCTGCCGCTGATCTTCTCCACGGGCTACGGCGGCGCCGGCATCCGCGAGCCGTTCCGCGACCGCCCGGTGGTGCAGAAGCCCTTCAGCCAAGCCGACCTCAAGCGCACGCTGATCTCGGCGATCCGCACCGCGCGGGGCTGA
- a CDS encoding extensin family protein has product MNLSRQPGIPPACAIASGSPSAVLRLAARTGTFGALALALFLAAPLPGRAAPQDAPAASVPLPPPVPPERPQELTSPPPPGAMIQAAPTPPERPAELKADAKADAKSDAKSEVIPETPEAGRSEAAQAAPLPPARPPELSGEAALALKVAAPDDTACRTRLTRLGARFEPLPAIANGQCGAPLPLKLTALDGIALPQAATLTCTAAEALARWATEAQVAAERELKQPLRSIAIGTSYECRGQNHAVEAKLSEHAFANGIDVMSFGVEGRASVTVASKAAGSDEGRFLDAVRGRACAFFRTVLGPGSNAAHANHLHLDERERSAGHRLCQ; this is encoded by the coding sequence ATGAACCTGAGCCGGCAACCGGGCATTCCGCCAGCCTGCGCAATCGCATCCGGTTCCCCGAGCGCGGTTCTCCGCCTTGCGGCACGCACCGGAACCTTCGGCGCCCTCGCGCTCGCCCTGTTCCTCGCCGCCCCCCTGCCCGGCCGCGCCGCGCCGCAGGATGCACCGGCCGCCAGCGTGCCGCTGCCGCCGCCGGTCCCGCCCGAGCGTCCGCAGGAGCTGACGTCCCCGCCTCCGCCCGGGGCAATGATCCAGGCGGCGCCGACGCCGCCCGAGCGACCGGCCGAGCTCAAGGCCGATGCCAAAGCGGACGCCAAGTCCGACGCCAAGTCCGAAGTGATACCCGAGACTCCCGAGGCCGGGCGATCCGAGGCGGCGCAGGCTGCCCCCCTCCCCCCGGCACGCCCGCCCGAGCTCTCCGGCGAGGCGGCTCTGGCGCTCAAAGTCGCCGCCCCCGACGACACCGCCTGCCGCACGCGCCTGACCCGCCTCGGGGCGCGCTTCGAGCCGCTGCCCGCGATCGCGAACGGCCAGTGCGGCGCGCCGCTGCCCCTGAAGCTGACGGCGCTCGACGGGATCGCGCTGCCGCAAGCGGCGACGTTGACCTGCACGGCGGCGGAGGCGCTGGCGCGCTGGGCGACCGAGGCGCAGGTGGCGGCCGAGCGCGAGTTGAAGCAGCCGCTGCGCTCGATCGCCATCGGTACCTCCTACGAGTGCCGGGGCCAGAACCACGCCGTCGAGGCCAAGCTCAGCGAGCACGCCTTCGCCAACGGCATCGACGTGATGAGCTTCGGCGTCGAGGGCCGGGCCAGTGTCACGGTCGCCTCCAAGGCCGCAGGCTCCGACGAGGGCCGCTTCCTCGATGCCGTCCGCGGGCGGGCCTGCGCCTTCTTTCGCACGGTGCTGGGGCCGGGCTCGAACGCCGCCCACGCCAACCATCTCCACCTCGACGAGCGCGAGCGCAGCGCCGGCCACCGCCTCTGTCAGTAG
- the rdgB gene encoding RdgB/HAM1 family non-canonical purine NTP pyrophosphatase, with protein MSRILAGQVVIATHNAGKLVEMRELLAPFGVAAVSAGELGLPEPDETGTMFAENAAIKAHAAAQASGLPAFADDSGLCVDALDGAPGIFSARWAGAAKDFSGAMARILAELDRRGATDRRAHFVSALVLAWPDGHTELFEGRVFGDLVEPRGTAGFGYDPMFRPDGFERTFGEISSEEKHGVDWQSGNALSHRARAFVALAAACLRRPG; from the coding sequence GTGAGCCGCATCCTCGCGGGCCAGGTCGTCATCGCGACCCATAACGCCGGCAAGCTCGTGGAGATGCGCGAGCTGCTGGCCCCGTTCGGCGTCGCGGCGGTCTCGGCCGGCGAACTCGGCCTCCCGGAGCCCGACGAGACCGGCACGATGTTCGCCGAGAACGCGGCCATCAAGGCGCACGCCGCCGCGCAGGCGTCGGGGCTTCCGGCCTTCGCGGACGATTCCGGGCTCTGCGTGGACGCGCTCGACGGCGCGCCCGGCATCTTCTCGGCCCGCTGGGCGGGTGCCGCGAAGGACTTCTCCGGCGCCATGGCGCGCATCCTCGCCGAGCTCGACCGACGAGGCGCCACCGACCGGCGCGCGCACTTCGTCTCCGCCCTGGTGCTCGCCTGGCCGGACGGCCATACAGAGCTGTTCGAGGGCCGCGTCTTCGGCGATCTGGTCGAGCCCCGTGGCACCGCCGGCTTCGGCTACGACCCGATGTTCCGGCCCGACGGGTTCGAGCGGACCTTCGGCGAGATCTCGTCGGAGGAGAAGCACGGGGTCGACTGGCAGAGCGGCAACGCGCTCTCCCACCGCGCCCGCGCCTTCGTGGCGCTCGCCGCCGCCTGCCTGCGGCGGCCGGGCTGA
- the hemW gene encoding radical SAM family heme chaperone HemW yields MSGYPDHPTRDAGFGVYLHWPFCAAKCPYCDFNSHVRHAPVDEGRFLAAFQAEIAHTAARTPGRRVSSIFLGGGTPSLMRPETVAGLIAAVDAAWGILPEAEITLEANPTSVEAGRFRGYRAAGVNRVSLGVQALDDASLKALGRLHSAAEAFAAVEIAQATFARTSFDLIYARPGQTPEAWRLELAEAIRRAAEHLSLYQLTIEPGTPFYGLAAAGRLVPPDEESARILYDVTQEVCAAAGLPAYEISNHARPGAESRHNLLYWRYGEYAGIGPGAHGRLVTDAGRIGTVTERAPEAWLARVEAEGHGIAETEAIAGPDQADEFLMMGLRLAEGIDPARYAALRGGRLDAVRLDALVADGLIARLGTGRIAATARGAPVLNALVAELAA; encoded by the coding sequence ATGAGCGGCTATCCCGATCACCCAACCCGCGACGCGGGCTTCGGGGTCTACCTGCACTGGCCCTTCTGCGCCGCCAAATGCCCGTACTGCGACTTCAACAGCCACGTGCGCCACGCGCCTGTGGACGAGGGGCGCTTCCTCGCGGCCTTCCAGGCCGAGATCGCCCACACGGCGGCGCGCACGCCGGGGCGGCGGGTCTCCAGCATCTTCCTCGGCGGCGGCACGCCCTCGCTGATGCGGCCGGAGACCGTGGCGGGGCTGATCGCGGCGGTCGATGCGGCCTGGGGCATCCTGCCCGAGGCCGAGATCACCCTGGAGGCCAACCCGACCAGCGTCGAGGCCGGACGCTTCCGGGGCTACCGCGCGGCCGGCGTCAACCGCGTCTCGCTCGGCGTGCAGGCGCTGGACGACGCTTCCCTGAAAGCGCTCGGCCGGCTCCACAGCGCGGCGGAGGCCTTCGCGGCCGTGGAGATCGCGCAGGCCACCTTCGCCCGCACCTCGTTCGACCTGATCTACGCCCGGCCGGGCCAGACGCCTGAGGCGTGGCGCCTGGAGCTCGCCGAGGCGATCCGGCGCGCGGCCGAGCACCTCTCGCTCTACCAGCTGACCATCGAGCCCGGCACGCCCTTCTACGGGCTCGCGGCGGCCGGCCGGCTCGTGCCGCCCGACGAGGAGAGCGCCCGCATCCTCTACGACGTGACCCAGGAGGTCTGCGCCGCCGCGGGCCTTCCGGCCTACGAGATCTCGAACCACGCTCGGCCCGGCGCGGAATCGCGGCACAACCTGCTCTACTGGCGCTACGGCGAGTACGCCGGCATCGGCCCGGGCGCGCACGGCCGCCTCGTCACTGATGCGGGTCGGATCGGCACCGTCACTGAGCGGGCGCCGGAAGCGTGGCTGGCCAGGGTCGAGGCCGAGGGCCACGGCATCGCCGAGACCGAGGCAATCGCGGGCCCCGACCAGGCCGACGAGTTCCTGATGATGGGCCTGCGCCTCGCCGAGGGCATCGACCCGGCCCGCTACGCGGCTCTCAGGGGGGGGCGGCTCGATGCCGTCCGCCTCGACGCGCTCGTGGCGGACGGCCTGATCGCCCGGCTCGGCACCGGCCGCATCGCCGCGACCGCCCGCGGGGCGCCGGTGCTCAATGCCCTGGTGGCCGAACTAGCGGCCTGA
- a CDS encoding NAD(P)-dependent oxidoreductase produces MAKVAFLGLGVMGGPMAGHLAAKGHDVTVYNRTPAKAEAWVAKHGGAHAATPREAARGAEIVFACVGNDDDLRSVVLGPDGALAGMERGATFVDHTTASAEVARELAAAAAEAGIGFVDAPVSGGQAGAENGVLTVMCGGEPETYARVEPAIMSFARASRLMGPAGAGQLTKMVNQICIAGLVQGLSEGVHFAKRAGLDVEAVLEVISKGAAGSWQMENRGKTMNAGTFDFGFAVDWMRKDLGILLDEARRNGAKLPVSALVDQFYAEVQTMGGGRWDTSSLVARLER; encoded by the coding sequence ATGGCGAAGGTAGCCTTTCTGGGCCTAGGCGTGATGGGAGGTCCGATGGCCGGCCACCTCGCGGCCAAGGGCCACGACGTCACGGTCTACAACCGCACGCCCGCCAAGGCCGAGGCCTGGGTCGCCAAGCACGGCGGCGCGCACGCGGCGACGCCCCGGGAGGCGGCCCGCGGCGCCGAGATCGTCTTCGCTTGCGTCGGCAACGACGACGACCTGCGCAGCGTCGTGCTGGGCCCGGACGGGGCGCTCGCCGGGATGGAGCGCGGCGCGACCTTCGTGGACCACACCACTGCCTCGGCCGAGGTGGCGCGCGAACTCGCCGCGGCCGCGGCGGAGGCCGGGATCGGCTTCGTCGACGCGCCCGTCTCGGGCGGTCAGGCGGGCGCCGAGAACGGCGTGCTCACCGTGATGTGCGGGGGCGAGCCCGAGACCTACGCCCGGGTCGAGCCGGCCATCATGAGCTTTGCCCGCGCCTCCCGCCTGATGGGCCCGGCGGGCGCCGGCCAGCTCACCAAGATGGTGAACCAGATCTGCATCGCGGGCCTCGTCCAGGGCCTGTCGGAGGGCGTGCACTTCGCCAAGCGCGCCGGTCTCGACGTCGAGGCTGTGCTGGAGGTGATCTCCAAGGGCGCGGCCGGCTCCTGGCAGATGGAGAACCGCGGCAAGACCATGAATGCGGGCACGTTCGACTTCGGCTTCGCGGTCGACTGGATGCGCAAGGATCTCGGCATCCTGCTCGACGAAGCCCGCCGCAACGGCGCCAAGCTCCCCGTCAGCGCCCTGGTAGACCAGTTCTACGCCGAGGTGCAGACCATGGGCGGCGGGCGCTGGGACACGTCGAGCCTCGTGGCGCGGCTGGAGCGCTGA
- a CDS encoding YraN family protein: MDRTTPDRTARRRAYASGRRAEWLALAWLMLKGYRPLDLRVALAGGEIDLVVRRGSNLVFVEVKARAELHAAREAIDARKRRLFSRAVRAWLARHPACAGLTLRADAVFIGRRAWPEHRPDAFPIEGMG; this comes from the coding sequence ATGGACCGGACGACGCCTGACCGGACCGCACGCCGCCGGGCCTATGCGAGCGGGCGCCGGGCGGAGTGGCTCGCGCTCGCCTGGCTGATGCTGAAGGGCTACCGTCCGCTGGACCTCAGGGTCGCGCTCGCGGGCGGGGAGATCGACCTCGTGGTGCGGCGGGGCAGCAACCTGGTCTTCGTCGAGGTGAAGGCTCGGGCGGAACTTCACGCTGCCCGGGAGGCGATCGACGCGCGCAAGCGCCGGCTGTTCTCGCGGGCTGTGCGGGCCTGGCTCGCGCGGCACCCCGCTTGCGCCGGTCTCACGCTGCGGGCCGACGCGGTCTTCATCGGGCGGCGCGCTTGGCCGGAGCACAGGCCGGACGCCTTCCCGATCGAGGGGATGGGGTGA